GACTCATCAATACATTTAAAAGCTATAATtactcatcaaaactttcatttcaataacccataaaaaaatacaaactatccaatatcttcaaatcatgACAATGCAAGTTCGACTACATACACccattctatttttcaaccaCTCTCTTGTAAATTCTAAGTTCAAACAATGATAACGACATTTTGAAATGCAATGTACAACTATTTGTGTGACACTATTAATTCATGgatacttcaataatattgtttttatattgtcaattattgttcaagatcatatatcaatattattgcatataaaatgagtttttttttttaggttgAATGTGTCTTccataacattttttctttttataattaaaaaaacacaaattataattgaaacaaaaaaaagaataatattaaatatttgaaaatgaagtACTTCTAACTATTTCATTATTCACTCGAAACTTTTTATGTCTTAATCATTCACAAACTTTTcttgcctataatttttttcaactacTCTTGAAGTTTATTGActgtgtcaaataattattttaaaattccaaaGCACACACGAAtgaattgttttaatattttggatttaacaaactatcactcacgaatgaatgttataatatatcacaaagcacacaatattattagaagaaccacttcaatgaaataaaaaaagttcaaataaaccaattccacatttaaatatattttgcaagaattgttttagtcaacaatgttttacttcttcttttgtactaaagcaaacctagcttatatataattatttaaaaatatatttacctttaaTTACATAAACACTTGAGTATATTCtactataaaacaaaattaacattacttttaaattacatattattgttattttatacttaataatatattaaattttaccgCGCAACGTGCGGGTTATTCTCTAGTTGGATTAAAGTCACCAACACCTTGCAATGCTGTCCTGAGCCTTCCCTCTTTCTCATCCAATTCTACACTTTGAACAGTAATATTTCACAAAAATCGACAAATTAATATAACCAATGAAATAAAACTcctttaaaataacaaacacatcTATATTTTGATTAGAATTACGTTTCATAAGGTAGAATAACCTAATACCCTCTGCCATGAAACCATACATACAATGAAGGATTCTTGAGATCAAAACATGGAAAAGTTTGTGAAAGAGAGCTCAAAGGAGACACTTATGGGCTAAAAAAATTGCCTCAGACACTTATGGACTAACTATATTACAAATTGAGAAGTACAATATATGGCCCCTATTTTAAAGAGGAGCAAAATGCCTCATGAAAAACATGagcaaaattaattttctatattagTTTCCATGTGTTATAATTACAAAAGACCTCCAGCTTGTTGATGTATTTCTTCTTTACCAGCACAAGGGTAGATGCATGCCCCTTGATCCAACAGCCAGCGTTGTCTTAGAAGGTATAGATCCCCCAATAGTGCATGCATGTGCAAACACATGAATTGCATTTTGAGTGCATAATTCAGCATGCTTGAACTGAAAGTAACCATGCTTCGTGCTTGTTTGTATTATGTTACATATCGTAGATGGTACAGGAAGAAATTTGACATATCTATTCATCATATATAATATCTATCGAGCAACCTCTTTTCTAGAATGCGCGTTATTAGCTGCCTTGTCCTTCATGGCTTCTTTCTCTAATTTCTTTTTCTCGGCATCTGCTATCCTTTGGTTCTCCTCCCTTGATTTGTTGAAGGTTTTAACGAAGACAACAAGTATTTGTGTTACTGCAACAATAGCACAGGTTTATAAGTCAAAAACAACTATAActttgtgatttatgtgtggtaatttcttctaagaaaataaaacaaaaacggTGCTTTATGTGTGATATGCCGATAAAAGCATCATGCAACAATTTGCTACCTTGTTCAAAGGGGCACCTAGCTGGATCCTCTCCAAAGTACTGAGACAAAGAATCAGCATTTCTTCCCTAGAAGAGAAagtttcaaaatgaaaaaaacgAGAACTAAGTAGCAGTTTGAAGAGTAATTTATCAAAATAGCCTTGTCTATTATCTATATAGTGCATTAAACTCTTCTCTGAGATGGTAATCTCAAACCATCCTAGAACAGCACCCTGAAAAAAGGAGGAGCTAGAAAAGATGAACTGTAACAGGACTCACCACATCGGCATACAATGATATAAGTGACCTTACATCAGCTTCGGCAAAATCAAGAAAATTCTTCAACACCTGAACAAGAGAAACATTACTTGGAAAATCATGAGCACATGCAATCAGTCCTTTTAATAATCAAATCAAGGATTTCCTCATTGTACCATAAAACAAGTTATACACATAAAATTAGCTCGATGCATGATTTGAGACCGGAGTAGTAGTTGATGATTGTTAACAATATTACAATCACCACATTAGTTTTAATACATATTCAGAATATTAGAGAATATCTTATaagatcttttatattatattagtgtatcttgagttatttcttatgatcaatttataatcagagatatcttagaatatctctcattattattataatttatacttgatttaggattgagtttatgtttctctataaatatagattagtattgagtcttttgtaatgaagttagcataaaactattatcaataatattcaaacccttattattttctctcctctttttctctaaaatccacaacttcaacatggtatcagagcctattttgatcctccttgaacgatctcacctctattccgctgccgagttcccaacagttagggaatataatcatagtttctcttttccaacatTCCGACACGTTTCACTCGTTTTCTTTTCAATTCGCTACTGCTGTCGCTGCCACTATTACTAGAAAATTTTCCTACGAACAATGTCATCATCTCCAGATCACATCATACCTGAAACCGTGTCGCCAAAAGCCGTCACACGCGCTGCTAATCTCTCATACGAGTAGATCTGACGCCGCTGTCTGTCATCGCTGCTGCCCCGTCTGCTACTGCCGCCGCCGCCATCTGCTGCTGCTGCCTGCCATTGCTGTTGGAAAAGTTTTCCCACACAACCACTTCCATTGTGTGCGGAATCTCCCAATCTACACAACCCATATATTTTTTAGGTCAAAAGTTTCTCCACACATGCTCATGTGCCTCCAAGATCCGCCGTGTTCATCTCACGCGCTGCCGCCAACAGCCTCGAGCTCAGGCGCATCTGTCCGCCTTCCGGCATAATGTTTCAGTCGTCTAGATTGAGTTTTCCTTCCTGGTTCCAGATCtgttttaagttttttctttCGAGCCACATGCATACAACTTGGCAACTTGTCCCTGATACACTGGCCCTATCTATGTCCCAGATGTACTGGCCTTGTCTTTCTCTCCCTGAAGCATGcctctctctccttgaagcaaattcaagtttaaatattttgagtctctgatattattggtttgaagcttccaagtgcagttttttagaagaaggGATTTTACTTTGTTCAactgcttgccatgaatttctctcatgcTGATGATCATTCCGGCTATCTGACTAGGctgtatttatagcaattctctccgacttcacttgcatccctgagttgcctttccatctttttttattattttgcggagcaaaacattgtttccttagtaagctttagcttgagggggagcgtcagaatattagaaaatatctcataagatcttttatattatattagagtatattgaattatttcttagaatcaatttataatcatagagatatcttagaatatctctcattattattattatgatttattcctgatttaggattgagtctatatttctctataaatagaaattagtattgagtcttttgtaatgaagttagcataaaactattatcaataatattcaaacccttattattttctctcctctttttctctaaaatcccacaacttcaactaTTTCAACAGTTATTATGTATCAATCAGCCAAATCCTAAAGATATAGAACAGTTGGACAAATTTTTCTATTATGTAGCTCAATAAGACACATTTTTCTAGTAGAAAAGTATCTTCAGTTAAGACCCATATATCTCATCATTTCAGATAAGTATAAAACTACCAGTTTTGTTCATTACCTTGCGAAATCCTAAAGATATAGTACCATCATTTTCAGAAGCAGTGAGTTCTTGCTCAACTTTCTCTAAACCTTTATGCACAGCTTGCATTTCTTCAGCTAATGCTTTTAGTTGGATCTAGATATTGGACAGGGGcacaaatcaataaaaaattaaccttACACATGAAATTATCAAGTGACTGTGAAGCATTAGTGTCAAAGGGAATACCTTAGAAGCAGCTTCCAAATGAACAAGATCCTTGTCAAAATCTATCAATTCTGGCATTTTCTCAGCAAGAAGCTAGCAAGacaataatacaaattttagaatatagcatcaaaagcaaaaaaaaaagaaaaaccaaaCAAATCAACTAAAAGCAACTAAGTTGAgatttttgttgcaaaaaaatataaactaaaagcAATAAACCCAAACAAATCAAACACTACCTAAGCATTCTATAAACAGCGATTTTTcagaaagaaaatgaaaattctTGTCGTTCACTTCACATATTTTGTGGGACAGGTAACATTGTATGAGGATAGTCCACTACTACCTTAAAGATGCAATAtacaatgtaaaatataactTGAAGATTTTGACATATATACCTTGCACAAATAATGCATTAAAgtcattttgttatttcttGCGCGGGTATCGGATAATTTGAGAAGGCTGTCCAATTTGAATCCTACTGCCGATCCTGCAATAAACAACATAGAAAATGTAACCTAAACAGCATAAGAGAACTTttcttattttgttaaaaatattgagGTGAATCAGGAAGCTAAATACCCATCTCAAAGTAAATAACATTCAAGTAGAATAAGAGTTCAAAAAGATACCTCGTGCTGTTCCCTGATTCAAAGCATTGCCCAACGTAAGAATAGTCTGCATTATTTGACGCAATTTTACAGATTCTTTGACCTATAAAAGCACGAGAAATAATATAACAATGCAGCCCAATAATGGTGTACATGTTTGTCAACGAAGAGCCATTAAAAAGTACCTCTCTGGTTGCATCGTTGATTGTATTCAAATTCATCCTTAAATCGCTCACCTGGAGAACCAGGAAAAACAAGTCTTTaagcatatatatttttataatagcaAATAGCATGCAAAACCATGCACATAATGGTAACCTAGATAACATACCTGACCAGAAAAGGTGATTTTGAAAGCAAACACCCTTAATTTGGATTCAACTCGTGGAACCTTCATCAGCTCCATAAAAAACTGATGaagatattaaataaaattttgttagaATCTACATACAGAATTTGCATGGATTCATTAACAAAAGGGTATCCAAGAAGGAGAGAACCTGCTCACACTTTCCAAGCATATCCTTCTTCCCAGTATAGTTCTGAAAGTAGAAAGATTTTTAGCCCCGAAATATATAAAGATGATTTCCTTCTTCCCCATTAAAAAACAAATCTACTAATACATTTTCCAGTATCTTTTTACATCAATATTCAGTTCCTTCTCCTTTAAAGATAGTTTTTATCTTTCCAAGCATATTAAATAATGTCACAGATTACAGTTCACAGAATATTTTATAAGTTCTTGCACAAGGGGGGAGAGGAGAGGAGTACCTTCAGAACCTCCATCTCTTCCTTTGTGGGACAGAACTTGATGAGATTCTCAACCTGATCAATATCCAGGATACCCGAATCCAATGCCAGAACTGCATTCTGGAACCAAAAACAAAACCCACAAAAATGAAAACTATTAAGAGGGCTTGTGAAAATAAATCTATCTAACACTAAATTGATTTTCCGTGATACGAATCTGTTGTCTTAATCTCTAGTTAGCTACTGTCTCCCAAAACCTTATAGTAAGACTCATGATATTAACATATTCTCTTTGTTTTTAGAGATAGACATTAATGTAGTTCAAAAATCATTTCCACTCGGGCAACTAGAAGTCCCAGAATAAACTGAACGCAAGGATAGGGAAACTTACAAGCATATCTGGCAAAGGAATTTTGATCTTAGAGAGCATTATTTCACAATTATATGCTCTACGCAGGTCAATCTgacattgaaaaaaaatgaaaatttggattagtgagttatatatataaatatatatatatatacctttaATCAATCAGATACTATATGTCTGacagaattttttttaaataaaagacaaGAATAAAGGTGCCATACGCTAACACCCATGCAAACTGCAATATGGAATATTTGTTTCAACAGAAAATTGCATACcaattcaatttaatattaaacttaATTCACAATCAAATTTTATGTACCCGTCCCTTTCTTAAAGGAGTGCAATTAGCAAGACAAGAAAAATCTCTGGATCTTTGGAGACTACAGTGTTGATGCTTAATGTCTATTGATTGCCATTTTAATACTAGAGTGATCCCTAATTACCATTAtagaatattataattataatcaaGCATATTACATATAAACAATAAAGCAATAGGTGGTAATATTATTTATGCCAATGAGGAGTCGCTTACCAATTGTACTTTCTCAGGTTTGTTAAGATTAGAACCCCGCCGAACTCCACCTTTAGTACTATTCCCATCAGAAATAGTTGCGGCTGAAAACAGGATCTCAAGTTCTGATATGTCTATTTCAGGAGCCCTAACAAAAACTTTCATTGTCTGAAATCAGAAATGCTAAATGGAAATAACATTTTATCCTTCTAAGTCATTACCAATGTAGGGTTAGGAGATATAGTACATTAAAAAGTGAAGTCCCACAATAAAACCAAAAATACAAATCTTTAATGATAATTCCCtattattatgaaaaaatcTTAGGAAAATTACAGCTGATGATATCAGTGTGAAAAGTCAATAATCAGTACCTTGATTCACTGTTTTGTTTCTGTGAATCTGCCCATAGACTCCCTTGGGCTGCTCGAGACACTTTCACCCAATGTAGGGGCTTTAACAATGTTTTCTTAGCAACAGTAGCAGTCGCACCAATGCCACGACCTCTTCCCACATTTGTTGTTGCTAAAGAAGCCTTGCCTGGTGGTGGAGGCACACTAGGCGCCCTGCCTGCAGTAAGTGGAGGTGCCGGCGATGAACCACGACCAAGTGGTGGAGGAGGAGCGTTAGGAGGCTTTGGCGGTGGCGGAGCTGAACCTGTTCGAGCAGATCCTGGAGGAGGTGGAGGTGGCGGGGCTGAACCTGCTCGAACAGGACCTGGTGGTGGTGGAGGTGGTGGGGCTGAACCTGGCCGTGTAAGACCTGGAGGAGGTGGTGGAGGTGGTGGTGCTGATCCTGTCCTTGTAGAACCTGGAGGTGGTGGTGGAGGTGGTGGGGCTGATCCTGCTCGTGTAGTGCCTGGAGGTGGTGGGGGTGGAGGTGGGGATAATCCTGTTCGTGTAGAACCTGGAGGTGGTGGTGGAGGAGGTGGGGCTGATCCTTTTTGTGTAGAGCCTGGAGGTGGTGGGGGTGGAGGTGGTGGGCCTGATCCTATTCGAGTAGAGCCTGGAGGCGGTGGAGGTGGTGGAGCTGATCCTATTCGTGTAGATCCTGGAGGCAGTGGGGGTGGAGGTGGTGGAGCTGATCCTGGAGGCAGTGGGGGTGGAGGTGGAGGGGCTGATCCTATTCGTGTAGATCCTGGAGGCGGTGGGggtggaggtggtggtggtggggCTGATCCTATTCGTGTAGAGCCTGGAGGCGGTGGGGGTGGCGGGGATGATCCTACTCGTGTAGAGCCTGGAGGCGGTGGAGGTGGAGGTGGAGGGGATGAACTTTTCAGTACCGAACCTGGAGGAGGTGGGGCTGAACCTGTTCGTATTGGAAGTGGAGGAGGAGGTGGCGGCGGCGGGGGGGTTAAACCTATTTGTGTAGGACCTGGTGGTGGAGGAGGAGGAGGTGGTGGTGCTGACCGTGTAGGACCAGAAAAGGGTGGAGGTGGAGGTGGAGGGATTGAACCTTTTCGGACAAGACCTGGAGGAGGGGGAGGTGGGGGAGGGGGAGCCGAACCTGTCTGTACTAGACCaggaggtggaggtggaggTGGTGGGGCTGAACCTGTCCGAGCAAATCCTGGAGGAGGTGGTGGGGGTGGAGGTAATGGGACTGAACTTGTATGTACAGGTGCTAGAAGAGGAGGCGAAGGCAATGCGGAAGCACTGCTAGCATTGCTGGCCATGGAGGGGGGAGGGGGTGGAGGTGGACCACCAGCATTATTATCAATCAATAACTGATCAGGCATTCTAGAAACGAGATTTACACAATTTTCAGCATTGTTTTCAAAAGCTAAATGATCCAAATCAGGGGTGTCCGACGTCCATAATTTTGAAGGATCAGCAAAAGACTTGGGAGTAACATCAGAGACCTCGTCTGAACTATCAGCAATACTTGattcattattttcttcttcGGAGTCAGCAGGCGATGAATACCAACTTCCTTTACCTTGCAACCTCGAAAACTCTTTCGCGTCATTTAAGACAGTAAGCTGTCTAAGCAGCCAGACTGCTGCAGCATCACCGTTGTCAATCCATTCCACTCCACTAAAAAGTTCTTGAACTCTTGAAAACGCTTCTATCGGCAATCCACCTTTCTCCTCACCGTTCAAAATGGTTGTTTCCGTCGGAGCTCTCTGAGGACTTATGTTTTCAACCTCCCCAAATAAAACCTAAATTTAGAAGTTTAACACAATCAGAACGAACACTAACCTTCCTGAACACTAACCTTCCTCCTAGAGCAAAATCACAATCATCACAAGTGGTAAACAGTTCTAATTTTCTAAACAATACTAAAACATGCACTTACCTCAGCACGAAAGCCTTTCGGGTACCGCTCCTTTGAATCCCAAAGGATGTCCAAGTTTTCAGTGTTCAACATCAGTATGTTGGATCGAATAAAAGCCGTGCTAAACATCACACGAAACATCATTACTTCCCTCTCTGGATCCAAATCCAAATGAACACATTCCAAAACCACATCTCCTTGCACTAAACATTGAATATCAATCTTAATCACATCACAGTCTACCTGAGATtatacaaaaagaaataatacaGCAAATTTCAGCATCAACTATAACAGCCATATAAAgtgtaaaacaaaaacaaaaacacaattaACTCACTCAGTGTGTAGTGTGTTTGGTTTCACGGTAAGGAGAGGCAAAAGTGATTACAAAcacataaaattgattttgacatgaTTGGGTGATGTCAATTGGAATTTATTATGCCTCTATAATTGATTATAACCTAAGTTAGGATTTATAGCTTTTGACTCCAAACTTGATTTTTACActcaaatttattgtttaattcACTCATAGGTGAACATATTCAAACACAAGTCGctttaaattcaatttacttttaactaaaatcaattatataaaatcaaatcattcaaaatcaaCTTTCGTCACCACATAACCAAACTCACACTCAATCACTCAACCAATACACACACAAAAGCCACGACAAACCTGACGATAATGCCTCAAGTGCTTCTTCTTCTTGTGCATATTATAAATCATCTGAGTAGAAACTCCACCTTTACTAAGCAAATTCCTACCAAAAATCCTAAACATTGGCCTACACCCATTAGATGAATCAAAACAAGGAATTCCCCTAATAATAACACAATCCAAAGACAAAGCCCTCTCAGGTGGGGGCCACTCAGGAGCAATATTCCTCCTAGCAACATATTGAATATAACGAAGTTGTGAAGGCAAAGGATTCAAAGGTGATAATAACTTTAACAAACCCTTAGGTGCTTCTCTATGAACCATTTCAAGTGTCTTTTTTTCACCACTATGAACCCTTTTGAAAATCAACAAACTTGCCAATAAAAAAGCCAAAAGAGGCCAACCACCTCTCTCACAATGAAGCAAAATCACGTTATGATGATTCTTAAGCATAAGCCAACTCTCACAAACGCGAAGAAAATGCTGAACGAGAGAGAGTGGCAAAAGAGGACAACCCTCATATTGTTTTGGATAATCCATAACGATTACATCGTAATCACACATTAATTCGGCGAAATTGCTACGCTTCTCTCCGTCGCGAAAATTGATGGCGAGAAACGAAGATTCTGGAAACTCTTCGTGTAACTCCGTTACGATTTCGTGCAAGTACAACTGGTACATTCCGTCTGGTAATGCTTCTGTGGAGAAGCATGAATCGAaaactgaaaagaaaaataaataaataaaatcatcaaatgaaagaaattttgagggaaaattttcaaaattaaagaaaatgggGGAATGGAAAAGGGGGAATCTTTACCGTAAACTCTATCGATGAATTCAAGTAAGCCATCTGGGGGTCTTTTGTAGAAGAATCTGCTGAGGAGGGACATGGTAATTGCATGTGGGTCGAATCAAGCTCAGAAAGTGGAGTTTGTAGCTATGGAGTTTAGAGAGagagaattttgaattttgaaataggATTTgggaaattattttatatattttttctaactTAACAGAGAGAGAAAGTGATGTTGCTGTTTGATTTACCTATGGAATTGGAATTGGATTTGGATTTGGGTTTGAGTTTAGTTGTtttcatttccttttccttttcataTAGAGTGGTATTTCTGTTATGTTTGGTTAGAAATCAGAAGAAAATTGTAGGggttgtttatattttattttttttgtaatacttTCTGGTAATTTCAGTTTCAGATTTTTTCATAACTACTACTTGGTAATTTTTGTTCAGAAAAATTAACTACATGGTAATTTTCAAATCTACTTGATTTTGTTATTTGGATTTCATGTGGTAAATGTTGAACCTATTTAATGATTTTGATAGTTcaatttcaaatcaaaaataaaaattatttaaaataattaagtgaAGATACAAGATAAATTATTTGGTCTCAAATAAATAGTTGAGGCCGCTAAAAAAAACAATAGATGAGATCAATTTATATTGTATAAATGCATGATTTATAAACATAGGGATTTAGGTTTGAGTTTTTAATATAACGTAATATatgctttttttattaaaaatatgatatttattcaTTTCAATTTGTAGAGTACATTaagaataatataaatttaaagttgttaaaataaatcaaaaatgataaatttacaAATGAATTCATAACATCTAGATTAACAtactaaaatgataaaatatctttataaatgttataaaaTTTAAGTGTATGCAATTATCATGCATCTGGATATGTAATGTTGACatcaaaattattgattaaatatgTAACAGATCAAAGTTAAAATATTAGTCTAAACTAAATGAATAATgcaataaaagatgaaaaaacaaataatgttGCATTAAAATGATAAACAAAATATCGCAATAAAACGACAAAATCAATAACAAAACATGAAagaacaattaaatatttacaaaaattatttatttaaataaaactaaaaaaaaattatttagataagAGATTCTAAACGAAAAAATGTCAATAAACTActcttatctaataaataaattgggaaagttaaattttttttcttgagagCAGAAAATGAAGAAAGACAAATCAATTTATGTTGTATTTCAACCACATAGTTAACGATATTAGCAATTGTTTATTTGGCAGAAACATCAGCAAttattatcttattattatattttttttatcaaaaagaaagaaaatgactaAAACAACGCAAGCTAAGGCCTAATAATGTTGCTATATCTAGGGATTCATCAttagcttatatgttcaagtcTTTACACTATATAACTTATATTTCTGGTAAATATAagtatattattttagttttagtaAAAGAATGTAGAGAGTATCATCTCACCTTgaattctttttataattaaaaaaaaaaagtgtagcGAGTTTAGTGTGCTCAAAATGAAAGGtatataatttcatattaaCCTTCTACCATGTTTTTCAAATCAATATTTGATATCTACATAATTCTTGctatttattgatattaatttacCATTACCAAATTGGCATTTACACATTTCTTGTCTTGAAAGGTCTATAACTAGTACAATGAAAAACAAAGGATAGCAGACACTCCAA
This region of Cicer arietinum cultivar CDC Frontier isolate Library 1 chromosome 8, Cicar.CDCFrontier_v2.0, whole genome shotgun sequence genomic DNA includes:
- the LOC101504664 gene encoding formin-like protein 14 is translated as MSLLSRFFYKRPPDGLLEFIDRVYVFDSCFSTEALPDGMYQLYLHEIVTELHEEFPESSFLAINFRDGEKRSNFAELMCDYDVIVMDYPKQYEGCPLLPLSLVQHFLRVCESWLMLKNHHNVILLHCERGGWPLLAFLLASLLIFKRVHSGEKKTLEMVHREAPKGLLKLLSPLNPLPSQLRYIQYVARRNIAPEWPPPERALSLDCVIIRGIPCFDSSNGCRPMFRIFGRNLLSKGGVSTQMIYNMHKKKKHLRHYRQVDCDVIKIDIQCLVQGDVVLECVHLDLDPEREVMMFRVMFSTAFIRSNILMLNTENLDILWDSKERYPKGFRAEVLFGEVENISPQRAPTETTILNGEEKGGLPIEAFSRVQELFSGVEWIDNGDAAAVWLLRQLTVLNDAKEFSRLQGKGSWYSSPADSEEENNESSIADSSDEVSDVTPKSFADPSKLWTSDTPDLDHLAFENNAENCVNLVSRMPDQLLIDNNAGGPPPPPPPSMASNASSASALPSPPLLAPVHTSSVPLPPPPPPPPGFARTGSAPPPPPPPPGLVQTGSAPPPPPPPPPGLVRKGSIPPPPPPPFSGPTRSAPPPPPPPPPGPTQIGLTPPPPPPPPPLPIRTGSAPPPPGSVLKSSSPPPPPPPPPGSTRVGSSPPPPPPPGSTRIGSAPPPPPPPPPPPGSTRIGSAPPPPPPLPPGSAPPPPPPLPPGSTRIGSAPPPPPPPGSTRIGSGPPPPPPPPPGSTQKGSAPPPPPPPPGSTRTGLSPPPPPPPPGTTRAGSAPPPPPPPPGSTRTGSAPPPPPPPPGLTRPGSAPPPPPPPGPVRAGSAPPPPPPPGSARTGSAPPPPKPPNAPPPPLGRGSSPAPPLTAGRAPSVPPPPGKASLATTNVGRGRGIGATATVAKKTLLKPLHWVKVSRAAQGSLWADSQKQNSESRAPEIDISELEILFSAATISDGNSTKGGVRRGSNLNKPEKVQLIDLRRAYNCEIMLSKIKIPLPDMLNAVLALDSGILDIDQVENLIKFCPTKEEMEVLKNYTGKKDMLGKCEQFFMELMKVPRVESKLRVFAFKITFSGQVSDLRMNLNTINDATREVKESVKLRQIMQTILTLGNALNQGTARGSAVGFKLDSLLKLSDTRARNNKMTLMHYLCKLLAEKMPELIDFDKDLVHLEAASKIQLKALAEEMQAVHKGLEKVEQELTASENDGTISLGFRKVLKNFLDFAEADVRSLISLYADVGRNADSLSQYFGEDPARCPFEQVTQILVVFVKTFNKSREENQRIADAEKKKLEKEAMKDKAANNAHSRKEVAR